AAGACTAAACGCAAGAACACGAAGATCAGAATGGCAAATGCCATGGTTGCGCGCAATGTATTGGGCTCGTTAAAGCGCATTGCTAAGTAGGATGCATAAATCGGTCCACCTGTAGCAAACAATGCCGTAAAAATCCCCCCTGCTACACCAAAAGGAATGGACCAATACTGTGAAATGGTTTGGATGGGGGCAGATTTTTTCTTAATCAAAACGCGAATTCCATTAAACGCTGCAAAGGCACCCAAGGTAATTAGTAAAGGCTCGGGCGGTGCCTTCAAGAGCAAGGTGATACCAATGACCATGCCAATGAAACTAAATGGCAGCAACCAAGAGAGCTCCCTCTTATCCGCCGCATCAAAAGACTTTGTACCCAAATAGAATGCCGCACACAGATCCAATATCACCATAATCGGTACTACAACCTGCAGGGGGAAAAATAACACCAGCACCGGTACTGAAATAATCGATGATCCAAATCCGGTCACCCCAAAAATGAAATACGCCACCAACACAATCGTGCAGGCGGCAATAAATGAGACGGGGCTAATTAACTCAAAAATAAATATTCTTTGTTCGTGTTATTTTTTACTACCCAAGGAAACACCCAACGGTATGCCGTCTTGATCGGCACCGCCCGCCTTGGATGTTCCTATGGTAATTCGTTCTGCTAAGTTAGGCTGCTGAGCAACCATCAACTCTTTTGCGCGATTAGCTCTTGCGCTTGCCAACTGCATTAGCTCCGCTTCGCTAATGGTATAACTTTGAATGAGCTCATTGCGAAGTTGCTGATAGCGGGCCTCGTTGTCTGGCAGGGAAATCAAACGCTGTGCCAACTGAATTCGGCCGACTTGTTGCCCATAGGCTGACCTTACTCCGGCTTGCACCCGAGGGTCGGAAAGACTCGGTATAGGAAGGGGTTCCTGAGGGCTTAATTTAAATCCAGCAGCATTCAAAATAGCGCGATCAGCACGCGCCCTTGCTAAGGCTGCCTTATCGGCACTCGGGTCATAAACGCCAACAAACTCAATCGTGGCATTGGGGCGTTTTACTAAAACACCCGCTAATTTATCGAGCTTCTCTTGATCAACCGGCAGATAAGAGCTCTCCCCCAATACTGCATGAATTGGTGCATCACTTTGAAGCCCCAATAAGGATGCCAATGCGCGAAACGGTGCGGTAACAATATTCGTTAGAACCGTTCGAATCGCTTGCCAAACGAGGCCGGTCGCCGAGAACTCGGGAGAATCTACGTTTCCCTTAATCCCCAAGGAAATATCAATTACGTTATCGGAGTCTTCTAATAAGGCAATGGCTAAGCGCAATGGTAAGCGCCGACCCTGAAAATTAGGCACCTCTTCCCCAAGTTCGATATCTTTGATCACAAATCGATTCTGACCAACCAGTTCAGCGTCTTTTGCCTTGTAGTTCAACATGAGATCTAAACGCCCATCTTGAATCGGATACCCAGCGTATTTCATGAAATAGGCATTAGCAGTTTTCAAAGGAACATTTTTAAACTCAAACAACACGTCATGGTTACGTCGGGGGTCATCAAACGCTGCCTGACCTTTTGCCCGAAAGCTGCCGCGATCGGCAATCAAGCCATCAAGAGCAATCGCAGCGTAACGGCCTGGAACGTTACTCACGCCAAGTAAAGAACCATTTAGCTTACGAATATCCGTTTGTAACTGCGGCACCACCCCCAAATCAGCAAAATGCACGATGCCGTTTCGTAATTTAAGTGCCTTAATATCAAGTTCAAAATTGGCTGATTTCTCCTCAACCGGACCCGTAGATGGTGTTGTGGTTGAAACTGGCTTAGCAAACATTCGACGAATGTTAGAGAACCCTTGCTCATCAAGGTCATACTTAAAGTCCGGCTGATCAAACTGAATCTCATCAATCGTGAGTGATGTTTTACCACTCGCCAACCGACGAAGATCAATTTGCTTGAAATCGGCTTGGTGCCACTTCATAAAGGCTTGCCTGGGCTTACCTTCCGTAATTTCAAAATTCTTGAGACTTAAATCACCGCTGGTTGACCATAAGCCTTGGCGAGTTTGATATTGCAATTTTCCAGCCATCACGCCCGAGTTCGTTTGCAATGGATTATTGGCTGGTAACAAAGTAATCATCGGGGCAACAGACAGGTTATCGATGGCCACATCGATCTTGATTAAATTTTGTTTAGGCTCCAGATGAAAAAGGAAATCCAATAAACCCGCATCAAGTTTGAGATTTAACTTTGCCTCAAGCTGATCGGATTCTGGACTGCTAACTCCTCCTGATGCTTGAACCTTTTCAAAAACCACCATCTTATTGAGCGACGGAATCAGTAAATCGACTTTACCGAGATCGAGCTCATACAACCCTTCAACCCCAGGCTCATCGGATGCCTGTCGATAATTACTGAGTTGCCGAAGATTGAGGGAAAATGGCCCCAAGTCATCCGCAAACTTAGTTTGCCCATCGCGAAATTGAAGACGTGCCCCTTGAATTGCTAGACGATCGACCGATACTTTGATTGCCTTCGGTTTGGCCTCAGTCGATGGTGGCTTTTGTGTATTGATTGTCTCAATCAGTTGCATCCAGTTCCACTTCGATCCAGCGCCTGCTGCACGCTCAAGCAAAATCGATGGATTCGTTAGCTGGAGATCCTGGACCCCCAACTCTCCAGTAATTAATTTGCTCCAGCGCAAGCGAATTAAGCCAGTATCTAAGCCAAATAGTTGCTTGCCTTGAATCTGGTCAAGGCGTAAGCCTTGTACCTGAACCGCTAATTGAAAGGGTTTGACATCAATCGATTGAATCTGAATTGAATAGCCCAGTTGCTGGCTGTATCCCTCAATTTGCTTTTTGATCCACGTGGGCGCCCAAGTGACACCAATCAACCAAAATAGACTGGCCAAGATTGCCAGTACCACGCCCGATATGAGTGCGATGCGAAGGGGTCGATTACTGGGCAATCGCATCAATTTGTAATTAGCCCCAAAAAATCTTTTTCATCTCCGGCGACCCAATGACCGATTGCAAGCTCATAAATGTGAGGTAAGGCAATACGATTAACCAATAAATCAAACTGAGTGCCAGTATATGAATCGGGTCACCATTTCCAAAATTAGCTAATGAGCTAATAAATCCTCGGTGGTGGATCCAACCATCCAAACCGGATTCGAGAGCACTCAACAAAATAACGATACCTAGGTAGACAATCGAGCGAAGTAGGATCTGTCCAATCAGTGGCTTATCGCGCCTACTCTCGATCGGATAAAGTGCCTGACCCATAAGCATAAACTTGGCACACAAAAAAGCTTTGATCAAGGCGAAACTAAGCGGTGCATAAGGAATTCCATCGTGCCGCAAGATGGAGTAACTTAAAAACGAGAGTGCAGAAAACCAGATTGCAAAGTAAATAAAAAGAATGAAAATTTTCTTAAGTTCAGCGCTAAATTTGGAATGCATGTCAAGGTTATTCATAGAACAATAATGACCGAAACCATTGAATGTAATGTGTCAAAAAAAATGACTACAACTTAATCTTGAGACGATACGCAATTTCTCCAATAATTCCTCGTCTGAATGCAAGAACGCAGACCACAAAAATTGCTCCGGTAGTGATTGTGCTCCACCCGCCTAAGTTGGCTAAGTAATTTTGCAGATTGATGATGACAGCAGCGCCTGCAACAGGTCCCCACAATGTTCCAATGCCGCCCAAAATAGTCATCAACACTGCCTCACCAGACGTGTGCCAAAAGACATCAGATAAGGATGCTAATTGCAGTACTAAGCTTTTTAATCCACCGCCTAATCCTGCTAAACCGGCCGATAAGGTAAATGCAATTAATTTATACCGATTTACATCGTATCCAAGGGAAATGGCTCGCGGTTCATTCTCGCGAATGGATTTCAAGACCTGGCCAAACGGGGAACTAACAATGCGCTTAATCAGAAAGAATGCGATAACAAATACGACCAAGGCAAAGTAATACATCGGGGTGGAGGTTGAAAGATCAATCAAACCCAAGAACTTTCCTCTGGGTACCCCTTGGATGCCATCTTCACCATTGGTAAAGGGTACTTGAGTTGCCAAGAAATAGATTACTTGTGCCAACGCTAAAGTAATCATTGCAAAGTAAATTCCTTGGCGACGAATTGCCAAGGCCCCAAAGATATATCCCAAAGCAGTTGAGCAAAGCACTCCCATGATGAGGCCTAATTCAGGTGTAAAGCCCCACTCCTTCATCACGTACGCTGTAATGTAAGCACCCGTTCCAAAGAATGCCGCATGACCAAACGACAGGAGGCCCGCGTAACCCAGTAACAAATTAAGAGAAGCTGCAAAGATAGCAAAACAAAAGACTTTCATCATGAACAGATCGTAGACAATGCCCTGAAAAGGTACGATTGCCAAGAAAGCAATGATGACGATTGAAATCTTGTCGAGTGGGGATAGCGTTGGCTTCATGATTAATTCGACTTACCAAATAAGCCTGCGGGTTTTATTAAGAGCACAATGATCATGATGATGAAGATTGATACGGATGAAGCTTGGGGGTAGAAAACCTTTGTTAGTCCCTCCACAATCCCCAGACCAAGACCAGTCACAATGGCACCCGCAATCGAGCCCATACCGCCAATCACCACTACGGCAAAGACGACAATGATCAGATTCGATCCCATCACTGCGGTAACTTGATAAACCGGGGCTGCCATCACACCCGCAAATGCCGCTAAAGCGCAACCCGCCCCATAGGTAAGCGTCACGATCAGCGGTACGTTCACACCAAGCGCTTGCAAAAGACGTGGGTTTTCTGTGCCTGCTCGCAATAGGCTACCCAAGCTTGTACGTTCAATGAAATACCAAGTTGCAAAGCAAACGATTAAAGCTAAGAACACCACCCACAGTCGGTAATACGGCAAGAATAGTTCAGCCACCCGGATACCGCCTTTTAGGACATCAGGCACCGGATAACTATTTCCTAATACGCCGTACCAATGTCGAAATAAACCCTCAATGACCAAAGCCAAACCAAAGGTCAGTAAGAGCCCATACAAATGATCAAGGTGATAAAGACGCTTTAGCATCGTTTTTTCAATCACGATGCTAAAAAGTCCTACGATCAGTGGCGCCAGAATCAAAGCCACAAAATAATTAACCTCAAACTCTGGCATTCCAATCCACTGACCCACTTGAGTTAAGCCGATCCAAGTCAGCATGGCGCCCAACATATATTGAGCTCCATGGGTGAAATTAATCACATTGAGAAGTCCAAAGATGACTGCAAGACCTAGACTTAGTAATGCATAAAACGAACCATTGATTAAACCAATCAATAGTTGCGAGACTAAGGCTTGCGGTGTAATCCCAAGAAGCTCAAACATGAATCAATTCACCTTTGATTACTTAGTAACGTATTTGCACTTCGATTGAGCCAAGGGCAACGTTGCATCTTTTGCAGCAATTACTTTAACAACTTTTGCTACATCATTGGGTCCCTTCGACTCATTTGGCTTCTTCACTTCAAGCAAGTACATATCGTGTTCAAACTTACCATCAGCACGAATCCTGCCCTTGAATAAACCGTCGTTAATCTCAACCGACTTCATTTGCTTCATGACCGCATCCGAATTATCGGTTTTAGTGACTTCAATAGCTTTCAGATATTGCATCGTGGCTGAATAAACACCCGCTTGAACCGAGGTTGGTGCTTTGCCTTTGAACTCTTTCATGAAGCGCTCAGCAAACTTGCGATTGGAGTCATTAAAGTCCCAGTACCAGCCTACAGTAAAGTTCATGCCTTGGGTTGTTTTTAATCCCAACGCTTGAATATCACTAATAAACATGAGCAGGGGCACAACGGTTTGCTTCGAACCCATAATGCCTAGCTCAGCGGCTTGTTTAATCGATCCGATCGTGTCACCACCGGCATTGGCTAAACCAATCACTTCAGCCTTCGAGGATTGTGCCTGAGCCATGAATGATGAAAAATCTTGGGTATTAATTGGGTGCTTCACACTACCCAATACTTTTCCACCGTTGGCTAGTACCACCTCAGTTGTGTCACGCTCTAATGTATGTCCAAAGGCATAGTCGGCAGTAACAAAGAACCATGTCTTCTTTCCAGAGTCCACCACTGCCTTACCAGTACCGCGTGAGAGCGCATAGGTGTCATACACGTAGTGAATACTGTATGGCGTACATTTCTCATTGGTAATGGGCAATGAAGCCGCGCCAGTCACAATCGATACGCGTTTAAATTGCTCAGCTACCTCCATCGCAGCTAAGGCTGAAGCGGTCGAAACGTTACCGACGATCATGTCGACCTTATCTTTCTCAAACATCTCGCGGGCTTTTGAACCAGATAAATCAGCTTTGGACTGAGTATCTGCAGAGGTAATCACGATTTTGCGGCCCAATACTTGACCACCAAAGTCACGAGCAGCCATTTGAGCGGCAAGTACGGCGCCAGGTCCCTCAATCGCAGAATAGATACCAGAAAGGTCTGTTAATACCCCGATACGAATCTCGTTATCCGAGACGGTTTGTGCTTTTGCAGGAATAGCCGCTGTCAAAAAGGCAGCGGATACGAGCGCAGCGATTGCAGTTTTTTTCATTTGAACTTCTCCTTTTAAACTTTTACCACCTTTTCACAACTAAACACCCAACAGAATCTTGAGCTCCTCTTGACTAGCTTCGAGTTGATGTCTCTCCACCATTTTTACAACTTGCCCATGCTCAATCACATAGTTTCTATCAGCGAGCTTTGAGGCAAATCGAAAATTTTGTTCAACCAACACAATCGTAAATCCACGTTCTTTTAATACTTTTACAACCTCGCTTAGTTTCTGAATAATGACTGGCGCAAGACCTTCGGTAATCTCATCGAGAAGCAGTAAGTTAGCTCCCGTTCGCAAAATGCGGGCAATCGCCAGCATCTGTTGCTCGCCACCGGAGAGTTTGCCGCCAGGACTTGAGCGCCGCTCATAGAGGTTCGGAAACATCGCATAAATATCGTCAACGCTCATCGCCATACCCTTGCCAACTTTGGGCGGCAGCATTAAATTTTGCTCACAGGTCAAGCTAGTAAAAATACCGCGCTCTTCAGGGCAATAACCGATACCGAGCTTTGCCACGCGATAGGTTGGCATCCCGATCACCTCTTGCCCATTGACCTGGATCGAACCAGTGCGCTGACCAACAAGGCCCAAGATCGCCCTTAAAGTCGTCGTGCGGCCAGCGCCGTTGCGACCTAATAAACAAACCACCTCGCCAGGATGAACCGTTAGATTAATGCCATGCAAGACGTGGGACTCGCCATACCAAGCATTGAGATCATGAATTTCAAGTGCGGCGCTCATGGTATTTAGTGACCTTGCAACTCAGTATCGGCAGTACCCATGTATGCCTCCATGACCTGTGGATTTCTAGATACTTGCTCATAGGGGCCCTCCGCAATTACCTCACCACGTTGCAGTACGGAAATCGTATGTGCGATGTTCGCAACTACTTTCATGTTGTGCTCTACCATTAATACCGTCCGGCCTTTTGCAACCTGCTTAATTAACTCGGTGACCAAATTAACATCTTCATGACCCATTCCTTGAGTTGGCTCATCAAGCAACATGAGTTCGGGGTTCATGGCAACGGTTGCGGCAATTTCTAAAGCGCGCTTGCGGCCATACGGAAGATTGACCGCCAACTCATCAGCAAAGCGGTCGAGGCCCACTTGGCGTAATGCATCCATCGCACGATCGTTTAGAACATCCAATGAGCGTTCGCTTTTCCAAAAATAAAAAGAGGTGCCAAGCTGTTGCTGCAAACCAATACGCACATTTTCTAAGGCAGTCATATGGGGAAAGACTGCAGAGATTTGAAAGGAACGAATAATGCCGCGCTTCGCAATTTGCGCAGGTTTCTCTTTGGTAATGTCTTGACCATTAAACGTAATGCTGCCCTTAGTGGGTTCTAAGAATTTTGTTAGCAAATTAAAGCAGGTGGTCTTCCCCGCTCCATTCGGACCGATTAATGCATGAATGCTGCCGCGTTTCACATTCAAATTGACATCATGAACTGCAGTAAATCCAAAAAATGATTTGGTTAAGTGCGCTGTGGTCAAAATGAAACCATCTACATCCTGCATAAACGATCCTAGAAGCCTGAATTGACTAAGAATAGTGGATCAACGTATTGCCCTGTATAGCGAAAACCCTAATCAAGGCTGCTTTGTTTGGCAAAAATCAATGGGTTAGGCCAAATCGCTCGGATTACAATGGGTCATGTACTTTAATCTCACCCCTGAGTTCATTGCTCTTCGGGATAAAACCCGAGACTTTATTACTCAAAAAGTGATCCCTTTTGAGGGCGATGCCCGAGAAACGGCACATGGCCCCACCCCCGAGTTACGCCAAGAATTAATTGCATTAGCTAAAGCGGCTGGTCTACTAACTCCCCATGCGTCCATTAAGCATGGCGGCTTAGGTTTAAGTCATGTCGCTAAAGCCATTGTTTTTGAAGAGGCTGGCTACTCGCGCCTCGGACCTATTGCAATGAACATTCATGCACCCGACGAAGGCAACATTCATTTGATGGAACAGGTGGCCAGTCCCGCTCAACAAGCGCGGTGGTTGCTCCCTCAAGTGCAAGGAAAACTGCGCTCCTGCTTTGCCATGACCGAGCCTGCACCCGGAGCTGGCTCGGACCCATCCATGTTATTAACCACAGCGACTCGAGACGGCAATGACTATGTGATTAACGGACGTAAATGGTTTATTACCGGTGCTGATGGCTCGGATTACGTCATCATCATGGCGCGTACTGAAGATAATCAGGCAACCATGTTTTTATCCGATATGAATGCGCCCGGCATTGAGATTGAGCGCAATATGGAATCTATGGATCAATGCTTTGCTGGCGGTCATAGTGTTTTGCGCTTTACTAATTTGCGCATCCCCGCCGATCAGATCTTAGGTGAACTCGGTAAGGGATTTCGGTATGCCCAAGTTCGCTTAGCGCCTGCACGACTCACGCATTGCATGCGCTGGTTAGGTCAAGCCCGTCGTGCCCATGATATTGCTCTTGCCTATGCCCAAAAACGCCAAGCCTTTGGACAACGTTTAGGGGATCACGAAGGGGTTGGATTCATGTTGGCGGATAACGATATGGATTTACAAACTGCGCGCTTACATATTTTGCATACTGCTTGGCTATTGGATCAGGGACAAAAATGCAATTACGAATCCAGTCGGGCAAAAGTTGTTTGTTCTGAAGCGCAGTGGCGCGTAGTTGATCGTTGTGTGCAAATAATGGGCGGTCAAGGTGTAACTGGCGAGTCGGCCGTGATGCGAATCTTTACCGATATGCGTGCTTTTCGGATCTACGATGGTCCCAGTGAAGTTCACCGTTGGAGCATGGCTCGTAAATTACTTGATCAAACACGATGAGCTCATCGCCCACTGAACGTTTTCGTCTCGACGGACAAGTGGCCGTGGTGACGGGTGCATCAAGTGGCATTGGCCGACACTGCAGTCTTTTATTAGCAAACGCTGGTGCTAAAGTCGCTCTCGCCTCTCGCAATATAAAAGAGCTTGAATTATTGGCAAAGGAGATTGTCAGCGCTGGAGGTCATGCCAAAGCTTTTCACTTGGATGTGACCCAGCAGTCCAGTGTGACGCAATGCTTCACGCAAATCACTTCGTGGGCACGGCCAACCATCGTGATTAATAATGCAGGCGTTTCTGTCACCAAGAGTTTGTTAGAGCAAACTGAAGCGGATTGGGATAGGGTTGTGGATACCAACCTAAAAGGGGTCTGGCTAGTAGCTACTGAAGCGGCACGCACGATGGTAGCTACAAAGACTGCAGGCTCCATTATTAATATGGCATCCATTCTTGGGGAACGCCAAATTAATGGGGTTGCCCCATATGCCATCTCTAAAGCGGGGGTTATCCAAGTGACCAAAACGATGGCGCTTGAGCTCGCCCGTTATCAAATTCGGGTAAATGCCATCCTGCCAGGTTACGTGATCACCGATCTCAACCGAGAATTTTTGCAAAGTGAGTTGGGCGAGAAGCTACGCATGCGTATTCCTAGTCGACGCTTTAACGAACCAGAAGATTTGGATGGCCCTATTTTGCTTCTTGCCTCAGCAGCTGGTCAGGGGATGTCAGGCAGCACCCTAGTTGTCGATGGAGCCCATTTAGTTAGCTCCTTGTAAGGTAGATTGTGGATCAGTCGATCAATCATCCTCGGTTGCGTACTTATCTTGGTCAACTTGGTTTAGATACCCGTTCGATCGAAATTGAATCACTTGTTGGCGGTCAATCCAACCCAACCTACAAAATTAGGTGTGGCTCCGACTGCGTGGTGCTGCGTAAAAAACCCTCTGGCAAGCTATTGCCCTCCGCCCACGCGATTGAACGGGAATACCGCGTCATGAGTGCCCTAGCATCAACCGCTGTACCAGTTCCCAAAATGCTCGCGCTGTGTGAGGATGAGTCACTGATTGGCACCCCTTTCTATTTAATGTCTTATCTAGCTGGGCAGGTATTTCATGATCAATCGCTTCCGCAAATGAGTTCTATCGAGCGGGGAGCGATCTACGACGAAATGAATCGAGTGCTGGCTGCGATTCATCAATTGGATTACCGCCAAATTGGTTTGGAGAGTTTTGGCAAACCCGGTAATTATTTTGCGAGGCAGGTAAGTCGTTGGTCAAAGCAAGTGCAGGAAACCACTATTCCAATACCAAGCGCCCTGGCACAACTCATTGAATGGCTTCCTCATCACATTCCGAGCGATGATGAAACCACCCTCGTACACGGTGACTTTCGTCTAGATAACCTCGTGTTCCATCCTAAGGATCACACGATCATGGGTGTGCTCGATTGGGAGCTCTCAACCTTGGGTCATCCGCTGGCAGACCTTTCCTATCAATGCATGGCCTGGAGAATCCCTCCCGCTTTATGGCGCGGCATTGGTGGCCTTGACCTGCAGTATCTTGGGATTCCGTCTGAAGAAGATTACATCAAAGCGTATGAAGTGCGTACCGGACGCAATGCTAATGCGGATTGGAACTTTTATATGGCATATAACTTTTTTCGGATTGCAGCCATCTTGCATGGCGTTGCGCAACGCGCCGTGGACGGTAATGCCAGCGCCCAAGATGCCGCTGAGAATGGTAAAAAAGCGGGGCTTTTAGCTGAAATTGGTTTACAGGGCTTAGGGATTCATTAAATCGGCCAAGCCATCGTTCATGGCTTTTGCAACATCAGCGCCAGCACAAATTGTTTGCACAAGCCCTGCGACGTGTGGCAACACTTCATGGGTATAAAAAATAGCACTCGCTTTTTTCTGGGATGCAAATCCATTTTGACCAGAATAACTTGGGCTATTCACGATTAAGGCTGATTTTGCTAAGAGCCAGCCACCACAAAGAATGCCAAACGAACGCAATAATGGGTACGCACCTGCCAAGGTGGCTTGCGGTTGATCATTGTGCGCAGTGAGCAGCCAATTTAGGGCCTTAGCGAGTGCTTGAGTCGCCTTATGCAATTCGTGGCCGATTAACTGGAGATCAGGATCGGTATGGTTTTGACACGCTTGTGCTTCAGCCTCAATCTCTGCAATTAGTTTTCGTGCCTCGACACCATCATCGCGAATAATTTTTCGTCCAAGCAAATCGCCAGCCTGAATGCCAGTTGTTCCCTCATAAATGGTAGTGATGCGCGCATCGCGTAAATGTTGAGCAGCACCCGTCTCTTCGATATAACCCATCCCACCATGCACTTGCACTCCCAAGGACGCAATTTCAATCGCTTGCTCCGTAGACCAGGCTTTAACAATGGGGGTTAAAAAATCAACACGACGTTGGCTACTTTGGCGAATCGCCTCATCAGGATGCTTTTGAGCAAAATCCACTTCAGCCGCCGCAATGTAGGCCAAGGCTCGCATGG
This genomic window from Polynucleobacter sp. MWH-UH24A contains:
- a CDS encoding phosphotransferase family protein, with product MRTYLGQLGLDTRSIEIESLVGGQSNPTYKIRCGSDCVVLRKKPSGKLLPSAHAIEREYRVMSALASTAVPVPKMLALCEDESLIGTPFYLMSYLAGQVFHDQSLPQMSSIERGAIYDEMNRVLAAIHQLDYRQIGLESFGKPGNYFARQVSRWSKQVQETTIPIPSALAQLIEWLPHHIPSDDETTLVHGDFRLDNLVFHPKDHTIMGVLDWELSTLGHPLADLSYQCMAWRIPPALWRGIGGLDLQYLGIPSEEDYIKAYEVRTGRNANADWNFYMAYNFFRIAAILHGVAQRAVDGNASAQDAAENGKKAGLLAEIGLQGLGIH